A portion of the Streptococcus sp. Marseille-Q6470 genome contains these proteins:
- a CDS encoding phospho-sugar mutase, with protein MTYQENFQKWADFADLPDYLRRDLESMDEKTKEDAFYTNLEFGTAGMRGLIGAGTNRINIYVVRQATEGLARLIESKGGNEKDRGVAIAYDSRHFSPEFAFESAAVLAKHGIKSYVFESLRPTPELSFAVRHLNCFAGIMITASHNPAPFNGYKVYGEDGGQMPPHDADALTTYIRAIENPFAVEVADVEAEKASGLIEVIGESIDAEYLKEVKDVNINPTLIEEFGKDMKIVYTPLHGTGEMLARRALAQAGFDSVQVVEAQAIPDPDFSTVKSPNPENQAAFALAEELGRQVGADVLVATDPDADRVGVEVLQKDGSYLNLSGNQIGAIMAKYILEAHKNAGTLPENAALCKSIVSTDLVTKIAESYGATMFNVLTGFKFIAEKIQEFEEKHNHTYMMGFEESFGYLIKPFVRDKDAIQAVLVVAELAAYYRSRGLTLADGIEEIYKEYGYYAEKTISVTLSGVDGAEQIKAIMAKFRENGPKEFNGTAIAVVEDFKAQTATAADGTVTNLTTPPSDVLKYTLADGSWIAVRPSGTEPKIKFYIAVVGETNEDSQTKIANIEAEINAFVR; from the coding sequence ATGACTTACCAAGAAAACTTCCAAAAATGGGCTGATTTCGCTGACCTACCAGATTACCTTCGTCGTGATTTGGAAAGCATGGATGAAAAAACAAAGGAAGACGCCTTTTACACAAACCTTGAATTTGGTACTGCTGGTATGCGTGGTTTGATTGGTGCTGGTACAAACCGCATTAATATCTATGTTGTTCGCCAAGCAACTGAAGGTTTGGCTCGTTTAATCGAATCAAAAGGTGGAAACGAAAAAGATCGTGGTGTTGCCATCGCTTATGATAGCCGTCACTTCTCTCCAGAATTTGCCTTTGAATCAGCAGCAGTTCTTGCAAAACACGGTATTAAATCATATGTCTTTGAAAGTCTCCGTCCAACTCCAGAACTTTCATTTGCTGTTCGTCACCTCAACTGTTTTGCAGGAATCATGATTACAGCTAGTCACAACCCAGCTCCATTTAACGGATACAAGGTTTACGGTGAAGATGGTGGCCAAATGCCTCCACACGATGCAGACGCTTTGACTACTTATATCCGTGCGATCGAAAATCCATTTGCTGTGGAAGTCGCTGATGTTGAGGCTGAAAAAGCATCTGGTTTGATTGAAGTTATTGGTGAATCAATCGATGCAGAATATCTCAAAGAAGTTAAAGATGTGAACATTAACCCTACTTTGATTGAAGAATTTGGTAAAGACATGAAGATTGTCTACACTCCACTTCACGGTACTGGGGAAATGTTGGCTCGTCGTGCTCTTGCTCAAGCAGGATTTGATTCAGTACAAGTCGTTGAAGCTCAAGCAATTCCAGATCCAGATTTCTCTACTGTTAAATCTCCAAACCCAGAAAACCAAGCGGCCTTTGCCCTTGCTGAAGAACTTGGTCGTCAAGTTGGTGCAGATGTTCTTGTCGCAACTGACCCTGACGCAGACCGTGTCGGTGTTGAAGTCCTTCAAAAAGATGGCAGCTACCTTAACCTTTCAGGTAACCAAATCGGTGCTATCATGGCTAAGTACATCTTGGAAGCCCACAAAAACGCTGGAACCCTTCCAGAAAATGCAGCCCTTTGCAAATCAATTGTTTCAACTGACTTGGTAACTAAGATTGCTGAAAGCTACGGCGCAACCATGTTTAACGTCTTGACTGGTTTCAAATTTATCGCTGAAAAAATCCAAGAATTTGAAGAAAAACACAATCACACTTACATGATGGGATTTGAAGAAAGCTTCGGTTACTTGATCAAACCATTCGTACGTGATAAAGACGCTATCCAAGCTGTCCTTGTTGTTGCTGAACTTGCAGCCTACTACCGCTCTCGTGGTTTGACACTTGCTGACGGTATCGAAGAAATCTACAAAGAGTACGGCTACTATGCTGAAAAGACAATCTCTGTTACTCTTTCTGGTGTTGACGGGGCTGAGCAAATCAAAGCCATTATGGCGAAATTCCGTGAAAACGGTCCAAAAGAGTTCAATGGAACTGCCATCGCTGTCGTTGAAGACTTCAAGGCTCAAACTGCTACTGCTGCTGACGGAACTGTTACAAACTTGACAACTCCTCCAAGTGATGTTTTGAAATACACACTTGCTGACGGTTCATGGATTGCTGTTCGCCCTTCAGGAACAGAACCAAAAATCAAGTTTTACATTGCAGTTGTAGGTGAAACTAACGAAGATTCACAAACTAAGATCGCAAACATCGAAGCTGAAATCAATGCTTTTGTAAGGTAA
- a CDS encoding thioredoxin → MEQFLENIKDLEVTTVARAQEALDKKETATFFIGRKTCPYCRKFATTLAGVVTETKAHIYFINSEEPSQLEALRDFRSRYEIPTVPGFVHISNGQIKVRCDSSMSAQEIKEFAGL, encoded by the coding sequence ATGGAACAATTTTTAGAAAATATTAAAGATCTTGAAGTGACAACTGTTGCTCGTGCTCAAGAAGCTCTTGATAAAAAAGAAACTGCAACATTCTTTATCGGGCGTAAAACTTGTCCTTACTGCCGAAAATTTGCTACAACATTAGCAGGCGTGGTTACTGAAACTAAAGCTCACATCTATTTCATTAATAGTGAAGAACCAAGTCAACTTGAAGCTTTGCGAGATTTCCGTTCACGCTATGAAATTCCAACTGTACCAGGATTCGTTCATATTTCAAATGGACAAATCAAAGTCCGCTGTGACTCTTCAATGTCGGCTCAAGAAATCAAAGAATTCGCTGGATTGTAA
- a CDS encoding MBL fold metallo-hydrolase gives MSETGFKYSILASGSSGNSFYLETPKKKILVDAGLSGKKITSLLGEINRKPEDLDAILITHEHADHIHGVGVLARKYGMDLYANDKTWQAMENSKYLGKVDSSQKHIFEMGKTKTFGDIDIESFGVSHDAVAPQFYRFMKDDKSFVMLTDTGYVSDRMAGIVENADGYLIESNHDVEILRAGSYAWRLKQRILSDLGHLSNEDGADAMIRTLGNRTKKIYLGHLSKENNIKELAHMTMVNQLAQADLGVGVDFQVYDTSPDTATPLSDI, from the coding sequence ATGAGTGAAACAGGCTTTAAATATAGTATTTTAGCATCGGGTTCTAGTGGAAATTCCTTTTATCTAGAAACCCCTAAGAAAAAGATTTTAGTAGATGCCGGCTTATCTGGCAAAAAAATTACAAGCTTATTGGGTGAAATCAATCGTAAACCAGAAGATTTGGATGCTATTTTGATTACGCATGAGCATGCTGACCATATTCACGGTGTCGGAGTTTTAGCCCGTAAGTATGGCATGGATCTTTACGCCAATGATAAAACCTGGCAAGCTATGGAAAATAGTAAGTATCTAGGTAAAGTTGACTCTTCACAAAAGCATATCTTTGAAATGGGGAAAACTAAAACATTTGGAGATATCGACATTGAGAGTTTTGGAGTTAGCCATGATGCAGTTGCTCCCCAATTCTACCGTTTTATGAAGGATGACAAGAGCTTTGTTATGCTGACGGATACAGGTTATGTCAGTGACCGTATGGCTGGCATTGTCGAGAATGCAGATGGCTACTTGATTGAATCTAATCACGATGTCGAGATTCTGAGAGCTGGATCTTATGCTTGGCGACTCAAGCAAAGGATTCTGTCTGATCTTGGTCACCTCTCAAATGAAGATGGAGCCGATGCCATGATTCGCACACTAGGTAATCGCACCAAGAAGATTTACCTAGGACATTTATCTAAAGAGAATAATATCAAGGAGCTAGCTCACATGACCATGGTCAATCAGTTAGCGCAAGCAGACCTAGGAGTAGGAGTGGACTTTCAAGTTTACGATACATCTCCTGATACTGCAACACCACTGTCAGATATATAA